AAGTATAACAAACTCCATTTTACAGTAGCTAAGATCATTGAGTTTACCCATGTAGGTTTGTTAAATGCAAAAACCAAGCTCATGGACGGGACACTAAGGGATAACTACTACATTGAAGAAGAAATTCAAAAATGCATTACAAATATAAAGAGAGATCGACAATTGAAGCGAGGGTATACAAAAAAGGATTTGATGAAGATTCTAAATATTGGTGAAAAGAGAATTAATTCAATAAAACTGCCAATCTGTACAAATAACTTGCTGTGCTTTCGCCCGGGTGGAAAAGGGGGCGATTTTGTAATATTTTCATTACTTTTTCCTCTTTAACTTACGGTGCCGGAACTTTAGCTTCAATTGGTTTATCTTCTCAAAATATTCTACTTGAAAAGTGAGGGCTGCATATAACATTCTTATACTAGATAGCGGTAACACTATCACAACGTCAACTGTCCAGCTATTCACAACATCGAAATATCCTTATCTTCCGTAGCCGAATACATCTTAACTGGTATGTTTACCAAACCAAAGCTAATTGAACCTTTCCAGACTTTCCATAGTATATCCATGCTTAGACAGTTACATTAGGTAAAAGCGCAAACAACCCTAAAATAAATGACGAGCGGTGTCTTCCGCTCCCGGGAATATCATCAGCAGAAAGGTCCTGCTTTTCTACAAGAACATTCCATGCATCGGCGATCCAGTGTTTCAAATCCACAATTTTCGTAATCAATAAGATGGATGAAGTGGCCGATTTAGATGACGACAAGGACTATGTTTATCATTCAAACATCAAGAGGGAAGTCGTTACAAATACACTTCAAGGCATTCTACCGACTAATATGGAACCTAGGGTGGTTTGTGTAAGCGGGAATCCATTCGACCAGGGACTGGATTATTGGCTAACCCGAGAAGAGGAGTACAATCAATTATCGCGGTTGCCTTATTTAATCCAAGCATTGCAGAAGTTTATCGACACATCCAAGACCGAACTTACAATAAAAGCCGGTGTCAGCGTTGTTCAGGATGCGGTACAACAACTGAGGTTGCAACTCCAAGGTATGAAAGACCAGCTCGCGGCACAGATCGAAGTATCCCAGAACCAAGGGAGAGAAATCGAGAAAACCGCAGATAAATTACAGAGGGACATATCCAAGAAGCATCTCCAAATTAAAGAGGAGATAATAACGTTACGTCAAGACGTCATGGTGTATCTGAACGGTGCGCCGGATAGGAAGCAGCTTCAAGTTCGGATTCAAGAGCGTCTTGGGCAAGAAGGGTATATCTTGCGGGAGCGCATCAATCTCATTATACAGAAATATACCGAACAGCTTTCTTCCGACCAAAAGCAACTTCTTAAAGAGGTTGAGACTTCGATCAAATTTCACAATCAGCTCCAGGACCAAATCTTAGAATGGTCAAAGAAAATGGGAGTAAACCTTGCTTCCCACCTGAACTCTCAGTCTACAAGAGCCATTGCTGATTCTATTATAAAATTAAGGGATATGTCTAACCTTGGTATAAAATTCAAACCTTGGGGCGCTATGAAATGGGCGAGTCGCGTCACCAAATTTGCCGCATGGCTTCCAGTAATCTTCGATACGATCACCACTATCAAAAAAATATATGACGAGCAAAAATTAGAAGGAGATAAACAGAAGTTGTCTGAGGAGCTCGAGGAACTGTTTCGTGGCTTCTTCGATTCCTTCACGTTGGAGGAGTATGCCGATACATATTTTAAACCCCTGAAAGGGACCTTGGAAGTCGTCAATAGTATTAAGAAGTCCATCGATGACTACATCGAACTATTAGCTAAAATAGAGCAAGCGATCAACGATCTAGAACAGCAATAAATTATTTCAAAGGGTTGGACAAGAGTTCGCTTAAGCAGGGCTCGAACTTCAAAGATTATGCCATTTTATTTCTTTTTTAGAAGTATGTTTCTATATAATTATTATTTTTAATATTAATACCCGCCGTGGGTTTAACGGCGGGTATTACAATTTGTTAAGCTATCGTCCCCGTCATTTAACGATCCATCCCCATCGCAGGCATCACCAACTGTTTTCAAAATCCTCATTTAACCAGTACCAACGTTCACCGTTATTTTGAACTAAACGATGAGCCACCCATCCGGATAAATTGAGCCACTACTCCGGTGGCGGAAGCCATCATAAACCCGCTTAGCTAACGGGCAATAGTCGGCGCGCCCACTTATGGCTATACCTATACTACAGAGACGGCACTCTTCGAACTTCATCACGTACTGTGTCAAACGCTGCCGCCATTTCGGTTACGGAAGAAAAGCGATGAGTAATATCCGGGTGTGTAGCTCGTAATAAGAAATCCTTTACACCCTTGCTTTTATCATAAAGTCCGTTCCCAAACTTCTTTCCGGTCAAGATGAAGTTAATGACTTGGGCAATGGAGTAAATTTCATGACCGACCTCATATTTATTAAATCCAACCCTCCCGAGGTCCGGGTCGTTCAGGGAGCCTTTAAGGCTAGAATCAATGCTAGTCAAACTACTCTCGGGGACTTTAACAAGTCCAAAATCCGATATCTTCAATATCTTGGTATCTTCATAAATCTGCACCAAAATATTGGTGTAGCTGACGTCGCGGTGTAAACGCCCCTTGCTGTGAATGTACGAAAATGCCCGGAACAGTTGTGTTATGAAGATAAGCCTCTCCTGCATTATAAGCTTTGTGTTGTTCACCGCAATATATTCGGCCAGCGTCTTACCATTTGCATATTCCATCACATATTCATTATTGACGTCGTCGTAACGGTAAACTCGAATTATGTATGGGGAATCGAATTTTTTTGTTTCTTCAAACTCATTTTTAAACCGTTCGAGCTCCTTCGCCGTAAGGGTTTTCTTGGCTTTCTTTAGGGCAAACCACTGGTTATAGAACGGATCTTTGTATTTAAACACGTCGGCATATGATCCCCCGCCTATCCCTTTAAGCACCAGTTTGTCCGATCCTTGTGGCCGTTTCACGGCAATAACATCAGATAGTGTAAATATTGGTTTATACTCGATTAGGTCGATAACGGGTATATCAGTGGGAATTGTACTTCCACCGGACTCATTTAGAAATGTGTGACAGGTATCCAGCACTGCTGCATATGAGGACTCTATTTTGAAATTAAACCGGCTGTTCTTAAGTGCAGCCTCCAAAACGCGGAGAGTTTTTATAGCTCTAATCAGATCCCGGCTAGGATTGGCGTTGAAATGTCCCCCATGTCCGCGAACATATTTTTGGTACATAAAACCGAGTAAATTATTGAATGCGGTATGCAGGGTAATAAATATATCCCGGAGTTCCTCGTTCTCGATGTCCTCATACAATTCAGCAAATAGCACTGTTGTGAAATCTGATGGGGAAAATAAAGTGTTTAGTTTTTTGGACTCAATGGAAATTATTCTTTCGATTTCTTTTTCTGTTAGTGCGATTGGATTCACCCCGCTTATACCGCGTTACGCTATGGAACTAATAACAACAAGATTAGTGGCGTACCCTTTATTACAACTGAAAACGTCAACCGGTTGTGGCCGGTTGACGTCAAACAAACGTCCCCGATAGTTCAACGATGAAGGCTTACCCTTGAGTTCTTATCCACTTGCTGTCTTGGTCTTCCCTCCATGCAATCCAACCAAGTGGGAGATCAAAGAGCAGATCGTCTCTTCAAGTTAGTTTCAATTCAATCTTCAACGCGTTTTGAGCGATCATTGCAGCATTACGCGGTAAATCACTCCCGTCGCGCTCTTGTCCCAGTTAATTGAATAGTTGATTTAAGACCCTAATGATTTTTTCTTTTGTTTGTGGCAAACGTTTCTCAGCACCATCTGGATGTAACGGTTCACCCCACGTAAATCCATCACCTTCATATCTTGGAATAAGGTGCATGTGATAATGAGTCAAATCGTTAAATTTCCCACCATCTTGACTCACTCTAATACCATCTGGCTTATATACATGCTTCAAGATAGTTGACAGCATTTGAGAGGCGTCCATGATGCTGTAAGCAGTTTCTTGGTCAATTTCGTCGACATCCAAGTAGTGTTTTTTAGGAAGGATTAGCGTGTGCCCTTCATTAAATGGAGCAATATCAAGTACACAAGTAATTAATTCGTTCTCAAATATAATATTCAAATTAGGTTCAATCCCATTAGCAATCCTACATCCCAAGCATTCCATTGCATCACCTCGTTAAATTAACTGTTGGTATTTACAAATAATTCGATTACCTTATTCAACTATCCTGCTCAGCTACTTCAATGAGCAACGGCAGCCCAACGTTTACCGGCTGCCATTGTGTCACGTGGAGCTAACGTCCCCAATAGTTGAACAATTATCTCCGTAATTCTAAGGAGGTTCCCCATGTCATATTAATTCTTGGTTTTGTTTGGAGTACGAGCGGCTTAACATAATTCTCCTCGTCAAATTCAAGAACTAAGCTTTCAAAATCGTTAGATTTTCTAATGGTTATGTCCTTGATGTTTTCTAAAATTATTTTGGTAAGTTCCTCTTCATATAGGTAAAGTCTTATTTGACCACTACGACTCGCTTCTTCAAAATCAAATTCAGCTTTAACTTTGTCTCGAATTACGTAAAAAGACACACTAGTGTACTGCCACGGTATCCCATCTTCAGAAAGCTGCGCATCGCATTCAAAAAGATATTCTAGCTCAAATAATTCAGGAGTTTTCAAAAAGACCACCTCGTAGCAAATTATGTTCTCCATTAAACTAACGCCAAACTGATCAGCAACTTCCTTTTTCTGAGCAGACACTAGTATAGAAACCTTAGGACTTGCGCTATTATTTCAACATTCTTCAAACGCTTCACCACGGCAGTGCTGAACGCAGAAAAGCGATGGATCGGCTCCATCGCTGCTGTCTAGTCCCCTTTAGCTTAATGCGTTGACATGCTTGCCTCGATTAGTTCCTCCATCTTAAACAAGGACAAGAACGTCAGTCCCGAATCCTCAAGATTATCTCTGCCTAGTTGTTCTCGCTCGATGACACACAATACATTGTTTACAGTGGCACCACCGGTTTTCAAATCTTGCGCACTCAACAATATTTGTCCGCCCGTCGTTACTACATCCTCGATGATGCAAATATTCTTACCTTGGAAATCAATGCCTTCAGCCAGTTTACAGGTTCCGTATTCTTTAGCTTTTTTTCTTACGAAAGCTA
The nucleotide sequence above comes from Paenibacillus antri. Encoded proteins:
- the pyrE gene encoding orotate phosphoribosyltransferase gives rise to the protein MERLALANEIYKTAHLTGTFKLRSGKVSNDYFDKYLFESNPVLLNEIAEHLSQLIPIGTEVLAGLEMGGIPIATALSLKTGIPVAFVRKKAKEYGTCKLAEGIDFQGKNICIIEDVVTTGGQILLSAQDLKTGGATVNNVLCVIEREQLGRDNLEDSGLTFLSLFKMEELIEASMSTH
- a CDS encoding protein kinase domain-containing protein, producing MNPIALTEKEIERIISIESKKLNTLFSPSDFTTVLFAELYEDIENEELRDIFITLHTAFNNLLGFMYQKYVRGHGGHFNANPSRDLIRAIKTLRVLEAALKNSRFNFKIESSYAAVLDTCHTFLNESGGSTIPTDIPVIDLIEYKPIFTLSDVIAVKRPQGSDKLVLKGIGGGSYADVFKYKDPFYNQWFALKKAKKTLTAKELERFKNEFEETKKFDSPYIIRVYRYDDVNNEYVMEYANGKTLAEYIAVNNTKLIMQERLIFITQLFRAFSYIHSKGRLHRDVSYTNILVQIYEDTKILKISDFGLVKVPESSLTSIDSSLKGSLNDPDLGRVGFNKYEVGHEIYSIAQVINFILTGKKFGNGLYDKSKGVKDFLLRATHPDITHRFSSVTEMAAAFDTVRDEVRRVPSL
- a CDS encoding HIT family protein; amino-acid sequence: MECLGCRIANGIEPNLNIIFENELITCVLDIAPFNEGHTLILPKKHYLDVDEIDQETAYSIMDASQMLSTILKHVYKPDGIRVSQDGGKFNDLTHYHMHLIPRYEGDGFTWGEPLHPDGAEKRLPQTKEKIIRVLNQLFN
- a CDS encoding LeoA/HP0731 family dynamin-like GTPase, whose translation is MADLDDDKDYVYHSNIKREVVTNTLQGILPTNMEPRVVCVSGNPFDQGLDYWLTREEEYNQLSRLPYLIQALQKFIDTSKTELTIKAGVSVVQDAVQQLRLQLQGMKDQLAAQIEVSQNQGREIEKTADKLQRDISKKHLQIKEEIITLRQDVMVYLNGAPDRKQLQVRIQERLGQEGYILRERINLIIQKYTEQLSSDQKQLLKEVETSIKFHNQLQDQILEWSKKMGVNLASHLNSQSTRAIADSIIKLRDMSNLGIKFKPWGAMKWASRVTKFAAWLPVIFDTITTIKKIYDEQKLEGDKQKLSEELEELFRGFFDSFTLEEYADTYFKPLKGTLEVVNSIKKSIDDYIELLAKIEQAINDLEQQ